The uncultured Roseibium sp. DNA segment AAATCCGTCGAGCTGAACGAGACGGTTGGCTGTTCCCCAAGGATGCCGGGCTTCCGGCGTGACCGTGAACCCCAGGGCTTCCCAGGCCTTGCCGGCCGCATCGAGATCATGCACGGCGACGACCACGTGATCCAATCCATGCACCATCTCGTTGCTCCGTTTCGTACCGACGTCTTAGACCAGACGGCTCTGGTGTATGGCGGCTTCTATGAAGGACGCAAACAGCGGATGCGGTTCGAATGGCCGGGACTTCAATTCCGGATGATACTGCACTCCGATGAACCAGGGATGATCCGCGATTTCGACAGTTTCAGGCAGCACACCGTCCGGCGAGGTTCCTGCGAAAATCAGGCCGCAGGATTCCAACTGCTCGCGATAGCCGATGTTGACCTCGTAACGATGGCGATGGCGTTCTGAAATCGACGTCGTCCCGTAAATCTCGGCAATCCGGGATCCGGGCTTCAGGGCCGCAGGATAGGCGCCGAGGCGCATGGTGCCGCCCATGTCGTCATCCTGGCCGCGCACTTCGCGCTTGTTGCCCTTGGTCCATTCGGTCATCAGGCCGACAACCGGTTCCTTCGACGGACCGAATTCAGTGGAACTCGCCTCCTTGATGCCGGCGAGATCGCGCGCGGCCTCGATCACCGCCATCTGCATACCGAAACAGATACCGAAATAGGGAACTTTGCGGGTGCGGGCGAATGCGGCCGCAGCGATCTTGCCTTCCGACCCACGTTCCCCGAAGCCGCCGGGAACAAGAATGCCGTGAACGCCTTCGAGATACGGGCCTGGATCCTCCTTTTCGAAGGTTTCCGACTCGATCCACTCGATGTTGACCTTGACCTGATTGGCAATGCCACCGTGGACCAGCGCCTCGATCAGGGATTTGTAGGCGTCCTTCAGAACCGTGTATTTGCCGACGATGGCAATCGTGACCTCGCCTTCCGGATTTGCGACGCGGCTCGATATCCCTTCCCAGCGGTCGAGCACCGGCGCCGGTGCACCCTTGATGCCAAAGGCTGCCAGCACTTCGTCGTCGAGGCCTTCCTTGTGATAGGCAATCGGCACGTCGTAGATCGACTTGACGTCATAAGCCGGAATGACCGCGGATTCCCGGACGTTACAGAACAGGGAAAGCTTGCGCTTTTCATTGTCGGGAATCGGCCGGTCGCAGCGGATCATCAGGATATCGGGCTGGATACCGATAGACCGCAGTTCCTTGACCGAGTGCTGGGTCGGCTTGGTCTTCATCTCACCGGCACTTGCGATGAACGGCATCAGCGTCAGATGCACATAGACCGCATCGCCACGCGGCAGATCATTACCGAGCTGACGGATCGCCTCGAAGAAGGGCAGCCCCTCGATATCGCCGACCGTACCGCCGATTTCGACAAGCACGAAGTCGTAGTCGTCATTTCCGTCGCGGACGAAATTCTTGATCGCATCGGTGACATGGGGAATCACCTGGACGGTGCCGCCCAGATAATCCCCACGCCGCTCCTTGGCGATGATGTCCTGATAGATCCTGCCGGTGGTGATGTTGTCCCGCTGGTTCGCGGGGCGACCGGTGAACCGCTCGTAGTGGCCGAGATCGAGGTCTGTCTCAGCCCCGTCGTCCGTCACAAAGCATTCGCCGTGCTGATACGGGCTCATGGTGCCCGGATCGACGTTCAGATAGGGATCGAGCTTGCGCAGCCGAACCTTATATCCGCGCGCCTGGAGCAATGCTCCAAGAGCCGCGGATGCCAGACCTTTACCAAGCGAGGAAACCACGCCGCCGGTGATGAAAATGTATCGCGCCATGGAGCAATACCATATCGTTGCCGAGGGCCGATTGACCACTCGGGAGTTTCGTTAAGCACATAAAAATGCCCTGCGTTTGTGTCGCAGGGCATTTGCTGTCGGTTAATTCCGGTGGAGAGCCACCTCAAACGCTTACTGAGCGGTTGGAACCTGCGGCCCAGCAGGCTGTTGCTGCTGGTTTTCTTCCTGCTTGAGCGAATCAAGAACGCCGCTTCCGCCTTCGCCGGTTGCCGGTGCGGACGGCGTTGCCACAGGAGCCGCATCCAGAATCGCGCCGGGACGATCCTTCATTTCAGCGATCAGGCTGAGACCGATCGAGGTCGCGAAGAAGACAACTGCGAGAATCGCGGTCGCACGGGTCAGGACGTTCGCCGTGCCTCGGCTGCTCATGAGGCCGCCGCCTCCGCCGCCGCCCATGCCGAGCGCGCCACCTTCGGAGCGCTGCAACAAGACAAGGAGCACCAGGGCCAGGACGACCATCAAGTGTATGACGATGACTACGGTTTCCATCGTGGGCCAATCCGATTGTTCAAGTTTGGCGGCCTTCTACACCAGGTGTCGCCGCCTTTCCACCCTTGAATGTGTGTTTCCTGACCGAAGG contains these protein-coding regions:
- a CDS encoding CTP synthase, producing MARYIFITGGVVSSLGKGLASAALGALLQARGYKVRLRKLDPYLNVDPGTMSPYQHGECFVTDDGAETDLDLGHYERFTGRPANQRDNITTGRIYQDIIAKERRGDYLGGTVQVIPHVTDAIKNFVRDGNDDYDFVLVEIGGTVGDIEGLPFFEAIRQLGNDLPRGDAVYVHLTLMPFIASAGEMKTKPTQHSVKELRSIGIQPDILMIRCDRPIPDNEKRKLSLFCNVRESAVIPAYDVKSIYDVPIAYHKEGLDDEVLAAFGIKGAPAPVLDRWEGISSRVANPEGEVTIAIVGKYTVLKDAYKSLIEALVHGGIANQVKVNIEWIESETFEKEDPGPYLEGVHGILVPGGFGERGSEGKIAAAAFARTRKVPYFGICFGMQMAVIEAARDLAGIKEASSTEFGPSKEPVVGLMTEWTKGNKREVRGQDDDMGGTMRLGAYPAALKPGSRIAEIYGTTSISERHRHRYEVNIGYREQLESCGLIFAGTSPDGVLPETVEIADHPWFIGVQYHPELKSRPFEPHPLFASFIEAAIHQSRLV
- the secG gene encoding preprotein translocase subunit SecG → METVVIVIHLMVVLALVLLVLLQRSEGGALGMGGGGGGGLMSSRGTANVLTRATAILAVVFFATSIGLSLIAEMKDRPGAILDAAPVATPSAPATGEGGSGVLDSLKQEENQQQQPAGPQVPTAQ